The region GTGAGGATTTTTGAGGGCAATGACGGTCCGTTTGTGTCAATGCCTTCCCGTAAGGCAGGAGCCAAATATGAGGATATTTGTTTCCCGATTACAAAAGAGGGAAGAGAAAATCTCCACAGTGCGGTGCTTGAAGCATACGAACAGAAATTAACACAGCAGGAGGAGCAGAACCATGAAGAGGGGAAAGAAACAAAAAAGGCAGGGAATAAAAAGTCTCAAAAGCGTTCAGACGGACAAAAAACTGCCGAAAGCAATACCGAATTGCAGGCGGATCAGAATGAACAGACCGAGGCAGCCCCGGTAATGAATATGTGAGGTGAACAGCTATGGC is a window of Qingrenia yutianensis DNA encoding:
- a CDS encoding SpoVG family protein, producing MNYKASVNLINKPGSLKGVASVSINDEFVVKGVRIFEGNDGPFVSMPSRKAGAKYEDICFPITKEGRENLHSAVLEAYEQKLTQQEEQNHEEGKETKKAGNKKSQKRSDGQKTAESNTELQADQNEQTEAAPVMNM